In Halobaculum sp. XH14, a single genomic region encodes these proteins:
- a CDS encoding DUF7522 family protein, which produces MDGLLPEEATERLIATCRTTVGDNLRSVTYFTRSDFEQVYLRDDLEQDADLMGFIGNERQDFNTTTDAYRGSELGGYRYTLRVFENGYLVRVGGENTGVFVTTDGVELRDFDALAHALTATLAEWEA; this is translated from the coding sequence ATGGACGGACTGCTGCCGGAGGAGGCGACCGAGCGGCTCATCGCGACCTGTCGGACCACCGTCGGCGACAACCTCCGGTCGGTGACGTACTTCACGCGGAGCGACTTCGAGCAGGTGTACCTCCGCGACGACCTGGAGCAGGACGCCGACCTGATGGGCTTCATCGGCAACGAGCGCCAGGACTTCAACACGACGACCGACGCCTACCGCGGGTCCGAGCTCGGGGGGTACCGATACACGCTCCGCGTGTTCGAGAACGGCTACCTCGTCCGCGTCGGCGGCGAGAACACCGGCGTGTTCGTGACGACCGACGGCGTGGAACTGCGCGACTTCGACGCGCTCGCCCACGCGTTGACCGCGACGCTGGCCGAGTGGGAAGCCTGA
- the mvaD gene encoding phosphomevalonate decarboxylase MvaD, with translation MKATATAHPIQGLVKYHGMRDPDLRLPYHDSISLCTAPSRTTTTVEWEPDGSDDGYRIDGDEVDGRGAERIDHVADHVRDLAGFDHAVRVESENSFPSNVGFGSSSSGFAALATALVEAAGLDMTRPEVSTVARRGSSSAARAVTGAYSHLYAGLNDHDCRSERIETRPSESFDPESDLRIVTALVPAYKETEEAHREAEASHMFDARMAHVHEQIQRMRDALRRGSFDDVFELAEHDSLSLTATTMTGPSGWVYWQPETIAVFNAVRELRQEADVPVYFSTDTGASVYVNTTAEYADRVEERVAAVGVETDVWELGGPARVLSESKALF, from the coding sequence ATGAAGGCGACCGCGACGGCCCACCCCATCCAGGGCCTCGTCAAGTACCACGGGATGCGCGATCCGGACCTCCGGCTCCCGTACCACGACTCCATCAGCCTCTGTACGGCCCCATCGCGGACGACGACCACCGTCGAGTGGGAGCCGGACGGAAGCGATGACGGCTACCGCATCGACGGCGACGAGGTCGACGGGCGCGGCGCCGAACGGATCGATCACGTGGCCGACCACGTCCGCGATCTCGCCGGGTTCGACCACGCGGTCCGCGTCGAGTCGGAGAACTCGTTCCCGTCGAACGTCGGGTTCGGCTCCTCCTCGTCCGGCTTCGCCGCGCTGGCGACGGCGCTCGTGGAGGCCGCCGGACTCGACATGACGCGACCCGAGGTCTCGACGGTCGCGCGCCGCGGCTCCTCGTCGGCCGCCCGCGCCGTCACTGGCGCGTACTCGCACCTCTACGCGGGGCTGAACGACCACGACTGCCGCTCCGAGCGCATCGAGACCCGGCCGAGCGAGTCGTTCGACCCGGAATCGGACCTCCGGATCGTCACCGCGCTCGTCCCCGCGTACAAGGAGACCGAGGAGGCCCACCGCGAGGCGGAGGCCAGCCACATGTTCGACGCGCGCATGGCTCACGTCCACGAGCAGATCCAGCGGATGCGCGACGCGCTCCGCCGCGGCTCGTTCGACGACGTGTTCGAACTCGCCGAACACGACTCGCTGTCGCTCACGGCGACGACGATGACCGGCCCGTCGGGCTGGGTGTACTGGCAGCCCGAGACCATCGCCGTGTTCAACGCCGTCCGGGAGCTCCGTCAGGAGGCTGACGTGCCCGTCTACTTCTCGACGGACACCGGCGCGAGCGTCTACGTGAACACGACCGCGGAGTACGCCGACCGGGTAGAGGAACGCGTCGCTGCGGTCGGCGTCGAGACCGACGTCTGGGAGCTCGGCGGCCCGGCGCGCGTGCTCTCGGAGTCGAAGGCGCTGTTCTGA
- a CDS encoding endonuclease/exonuclease/phosphatase family protein: MADRTRRDVLAAGVGALGACALGSGAVGTVRADAPRVSVATRNCYLGADLFRLLAAATVGEGSVRDAIGELVAAVDRSHVERRLDAVAAELGRTEPDLVGIQEAALLRTGPPSEGTTPTATDVRYDFRELLVSALDERDLPYRVVAAAETTDVQLPGRVDGERRDVRLTDRDLILAREGVTTTEPVTDTFDAAFSVTQNERTLTVERAYGIVDATVGDGRLTFCNTHLEAASAETRAEQAAELRAALGDVRDPVVLVGDLNDGPGGSDGAYARLTETFTDVAGGSGPTCCHAADLRNPEPSLGSRIDHVLVRGELRATGVTRVGVDPAERIAVDGDRLWPADHAGVVATLAPGTQAASATTEPATATTSAPATTTPMDAATGATTAETDATGTDPDADSATTAPGFGAATALGSLVAAALAARSRSAE, from the coding sequence ATGGCGGACCGGACCAGACGCGACGTGCTCGCCGCCGGTGTCGGGGCGCTCGGGGCCTGCGCGCTCGGATCGGGGGCGGTCGGGACCGTTCGAGCCGACGCCCCGCGGGTGTCGGTCGCCACGCGCAACTGCTATCTCGGCGCGGACCTCTTCCGGCTTCTCGCCGCGGCGACGGTCGGGGAGGGGTCGGTCCGGGACGCGATCGGCGAACTCGTCGCGGCGGTCGACCGGAGCCACGTCGAGCGACGCCTCGACGCCGTCGCCGCCGAACTCGGCCGGACGGAGCCGGATCTGGTCGGGATCCAGGAGGCCGCGCTGCTCCGGACGGGCCCCCCGAGCGAGGGGACGACGCCGACCGCGACCGACGTCCGGTACGACTTCCGGGAACTACTGGTCTCTGCGCTCGACGAGCGTGACCTCCCATACCGGGTCGTCGCCGCGGCCGAGACGACCGACGTCCAGCTCCCCGGGAGGGTCGACGGGGAACGGCGCGACGTGCGGCTGACCGACCGGGACCTGATCCTCGCACGCGAGGGGGTCACGACGACCGAGCCGGTCACCGACACCTTCGACGCGGCGTTCTCGGTGACGCAGAACGAGCGCACGCTCACGGTCGAGCGAGCCTACGGCATCGTCGACGCGACGGTCGGCGACGGACGGCTCACGTTCTGTAACACGCACCTCGAGGCGGCCTCCGCCGAGACGCGGGCCGAGCAAGCGGCGGAGCTCCGGGCGGCACTCGGGGACGTCCGGGACCCCGTCGTGCTCGTCGGCGACCTGAACGACGGCCCGGGTGGGTCGGACGGGGCGTACGCGCGCCTCACGGAGACGTTCACGGACGTCGCGGGTGGCAGCGGCCCGACCTGCTGTCACGCCGCCGACCTCAGGAACCCGGAGCCGTCGCTGGGGTCGCGGATCGACCATGTGCTCGTCCGCGGGGAGCTACGCGCGACCGGCGTGACGCGCGTCGGCGTCGACCCCGCGGAACGGATCGCCGTCGACGGCGACCGGCTCTGGCCCGCCGATCACGCGGGCGTGGTGGCGACGCTCGCGCCCGGCACCCAGGCCGCGTCGGCCACGACCGAACCCGCGACGGCGACGACGTCCGCCCCTGCCACGACGACGCCGATGGACGCGGCTACTGGCGCGACGACTGCCGAGACGGACGCCACCGGCACCGACCCCGACGCGGATTCGGCCACGACCGCCCCCGGGTTCGGCGCGGCGACGGCGCTCGGCTCGCTCGTCGCGGCGGCGCTGGCCGCCCGCAGTCGGTCCGCGGAGTGA
- a CDS encoding NAD(P)/FAD-dependent oxidoreductase, with amino-acid sequence MHVVVLGAGYAGLSLVRRLESRLPPAVDVTLVNDGAEHVLIHEAHRAIRRPALADAISVSIPDVLDRTEFVNARVDSVEFDAGRAVLDDGEALSWDYGAVCLGSETEYYGIEGLREHATPMKSLADAATIREGFRSVREAGGRAVVGGAGLSGVQVAGELTALAREEEFAVPEEVEVVLLERFDGVAPNFPANFRRAVHDELLERDVDVRTGTAVERVGPERVVTEEGELRYDQLIWTGGITGPAAADGNRPTVRADLRAADRTLALGDAARIVDADGEPVPASASAAIREAKTAAENLSRLVEADRSESVEAFRPRLSQYRFDVPGWIVSIGEGTVAQVGSTVLRGSAAKAAKASVGAGYLTSIGAARNAGSLAEEELR; translated from the coding sequence ATGCACGTCGTCGTCCTCGGAGCCGGGTACGCCGGTCTCTCGCTCGTCCGTCGCCTCGAATCCCGACTCCCGCCGGCGGTCGACGTCACGCTCGTGAACGACGGGGCCGAGCACGTGTTAATCCACGAGGCGCACCGGGCCATCCGCAGGCCGGCCCTCGCGGACGCCATCTCGGTGTCGATCCCGGACGTGCTGGACCGGACCGAGTTCGTGAACGCCCGGGTGGACTCGGTCGAGTTCGATGCCGGGCGGGCGGTACTGGACGACGGCGAGGCGCTCTCGTGGGACTACGGGGCGGTCTGTCTCGGGTCGGAGACGGAGTACTACGGCATCGAGGGGCTCCGCGAGCACGCGACGCCCATGAAGTCGCTCGCGGACGCGGCGACCATCCGCGAGGGGTTCCGCTCGGTGCGTGAGGCCGGCGGCCGCGCGGTCGTCGGCGGCGCGGGGCTCTCGGGCGTGCAGGTGGCGGGCGAACTGACCGCTCTCGCCCGCGAGGAGGAATTCGCGGTTCCCGAGGAGGTCGAGGTCGTCCTGCTCGAACGGTTCGACGGGGTCGCCCCGAACTTCCCGGCCAACTTCCGACGTGCAGTCCACGATGAACTCCTCGAGCGGGACGTGGACGTGCGGACGGGGACGGCCGTCGAGCGGGTCGGACCGGAACGTGTCGTGACGGAGGAGGGAGAACTCCGGTACGATCAGCTGATCTGGACGGGCGGAATCACCGGACCGGCGGCAGCGGACGGAAACAGACCGACCGTCCGCGCCGACCTCCGCGCGGCCGACCGGACGCTCGCGCTGGGGGACGCCGCGCGCATCGTCGACGCCGACGGGGAGCCGGTTCCCGCGAGCGCCTCGGCGGCCATCCGCGAGGCGAAGACGGCCGCCGAGAACCTCTCCCGACTGGTCGAGGCGGATCGCTCGGAATCCGTCGAGGCGTTCCGTCCCCGCCTCTCGCAGTACAGGTTCGACGTGCCCGGCTGGATCGTCTCGATCGGCGAGGGCACCGTCGCGCAGGTCGGCTCGACGGTGCTCCGCGGAAGCGCGGCGAAGGCTGCCAAGGCCTCGGTCGGCGCGGGCTATCTGACGTCCATCGGGGCCGCCAGGAACGCCGGATCGCTCGCCGAGGAGGAACTTCGGTGA
- a CDS encoding methyltransferase domain-containing protein, with the protein MSDPFGRAIRDFHRDEQDEPLRQIDGEEVLEHPIERFYFDDRDPEDERTRWLESRLSGPLLDLGAGAGRDVLYFQERFETVGLEVSEHLVETMRERGVERAVRGDMFDLPATFDRDRFASVLAHGTQLGLARPDHRLREFLADLAFVTTDDATAVLDNYNPDAETAQNLLGFREDPEPGMGYRVMHFEYEGDRGETLLFRPFTPGVLRDACVGTGWDLAEVEFSNEHHYHAVLEKR; encoded by the coding sequence ATGTCCGACCCGTTCGGTCGCGCCATCCGCGACTTCCACCGGGACGAACAGGACGAACCGCTCCGCCAGATCGACGGCGAGGAGGTGCTCGAACACCCGATCGAGCGGTTCTACTTCGACGACCGGGACCCGGAGGACGAGCGGACGCGGTGGCTCGAATCCCGCCTCTCGGGGCCGCTGCTCGACCTCGGTGCCGGCGCGGGCCGGGACGTGCTGTACTTCCAGGAACGGTTCGAGACGGTCGGGCTGGAGGTCAGCGAGCACCTCGTCGAGACGATGCGCGAGCGCGGCGTCGAGCGAGCGGTCCGGGGCGACATGTTCGACCTGCCGGCGACGTTCGACCGGGACCGCTTCGCGTCGGTGCTCGCCCACGGCACGCAGCTGGGGCTGGCCCGGCCGGACCACCGTCTGCGGGAGTTCCTCGCGGACCTCGCGTTCGTGACGACCGACGACGCGACCGCGGTGCTCGACAACTACAACCCCGACGCCGAAACCGCGCAGAACCTGCTGGGGTTCCGCGAGGACCCGGAGCCGGGGATGGGCTACCGCGTGATGCACTTCGAGTACGAGGGCGACCGCGGGGAGACGCTGCTGTTCCGGCCGTTCACGCCGGGCGTGCTCCGGGACGCTTGCGTCGGGACCGGGTGGGACCTCGCAGAGGTGGAGTTCAGCAACGAGCACCACTACCACGCCGTGCTGGAGAAACGCTGA
- a CDS encoding DEAD/DEAH box helicase, with the protein MSDAARAGGMDAFAALGDAVRTALSERGFTTPTEPQRRAIPPLAAGRDALVIAPTGTGKTETAMLPVFDSLVRGEGADGDAAAAETAAGDAGPPEGIGALYVTPLRALNRDMQERLEWWGETLDLDVQVRHGDTTDYQRSKQANDPPDVLITTPETVQAMLTGEKLRKGLSDLRHVVVDEVHELAASKRGAQFTVGMERLRALAGDFQRIGLSATVGDPDEVGKFLTADRGCEIVEADGGTNAQFDVLSPEITDEDERLAGELATDATVASHVRAIRDVVRDHESTLVFVNTRQSAEALGSRFKKLEEPVGVHHGSLSKDARIEVEEAFKAGEVDGLICTSSMELGIDVGRVDHVVQYNSPREVARLLQRVGRAGHRRGETSHGTIITDHPDDTMEALAIARRAAAGEVEDAGIHHASLDVVANQTVGLLMDFDEIDAREAYDLLTGAYPFRDLTEETFREVVRELSRNRLVWIDEERDVLESSSGTWQYFYRNLSMIPDEETYEVTDISSRRQIGTLDERFVVNFAAPGETFIQRGEMWRINDIDDEEGEVNVAPIEDPAGEVPSWTGQEIPVPRAVAGEVGEMRGVAEPQFAGGASADAVAREFASRYPTDRRTARVGLEQVERQVETGGPMPTDRRIVLEGRGRSVALNAAFGHEVNRTLGRLLSALIGQRTGSSVGMDADPYRVELEVPSSVDPGTVIEVLEETDPGHVEALLELALKRSDTLKFTLTHVAAKFGSLKPYQGKKRFGADRLMAALEDTPVFEEAIREVFHTELAVEETADLLADIQSGEVELVAARERTPIGSGGQSSGREFLVPENADASVIRTIRERILDDRVILLCMHCRGWTHTTKVRRVRETPRCPECESTRVAALNPWDEEAVQAVRADEKDEEQERLTRRAFRSSNLVQAHGKQAIVALAARGVGPHNAARIIGKLREDEDDFYRDILAQERQYARTQSFWD; encoded by the coding sequence ATGAGTGACGCGGCGCGGGCGGGGGGAATGGACGCCTTCGCCGCGCTCGGCGACGCCGTCAGGACGGCCCTCTCCGAGCGCGGGTTCACGACGCCCACCGAGCCACAGCGCCGCGCCATCCCGCCGCTCGCCGCCGGGAGGGACGCGCTCGTCATCGCCCCGACCGGGACCGGGAAGACGGAGACCGCGATGCTCCCCGTGTTCGATTCGCTGGTGCGGGGCGAGGGGGCCGACGGCGACGCCGCGGCCGCTGAGACGGCGGCGGGCGATGCCGGCCCGCCCGAGGGCATCGGCGCGCTGTACGTCACGCCGCTGCGGGCGCTGAACCGCGACATGCAGGAGCGGCTGGAGTGGTGGGGTGAGACCCTCGACCTCGACGTGCAGGTCCGCCACGGCGACACGACCGACTACCAGCGGAGCAAGCAGGCGAACGACCCGCCGGACGTGCTCATCACGACGCCCGAGACGGTGCAGGCGATGCTGACCGGCGAGAAGCTCCGGAAGGGGCTCTCGGATCTGCGCCACGTCGTCGTCGACGAGGTCCACGAACTCGCCGCCTCGAAGCGGGGCGCGCAGTTCACCGTCGGGATGGAGCGGCTGCGGGCGCTCGCGGGCGACTTCCAGCGGATCGGCCTCTCGGCGACCGTCGGCGACCCCGACGAGGTGGGCAAGTTTCTGACGGCCGATCGGGGCTGTGAGATCGTCGAGGCCGACGGCGGGACGAACGCCCAGTTCGACGTGCTCTCGCCCGAGATCACCGACGAGGACGAGCGGCTGGCCGGCGAACTGGCGACGGACGCGACCGTCGCCAGTCACGTCAGGGCCATCCGGGACGTCGTCCGGGACCACGAGTCGACCCTCGTGTTCGTCAACACCCGCCAGTCGGCCGAGGCGCTCGGCTCCCGGTTCAAGAAACTGGAGGAACCGGTCGGCGTCCACCACGGATCGCTCTCGAAGGACGCCCGAATCGAGGTCGAGGAGGCGTTCAAGGCTGGCGAGGTCGACGGGCTCATCTGCACCTCCTCGATGGAACTCGGCATCGACGTGGGACGGGTCGACCACGTCGTCCAGTACAACTCGCCCCGGGAGGTCGCGCGCCTGCTCCAGCGCGTCGGGCGCGCGGGCCACCGACGCGGCGAGACCTCACACGGCACCATCATCACCGACCACCCCGACGACACCATGGAGGCGCTCGCCATCGCCCGGCGCGCTGCCGCCGGCGAGGTGGAGGACGCCGGCATCCACCACGCGAGCCTCGACGTCGTCGCCAACCAGACGGTCGGCCTGCTGATGGACTTCGACGAGATCGACGCCCGCGAGGCGTACGACCTCCTGACGGGCGCGTACCCGTTCCGCGACCTGACCGAGGAGACGTTCCGGGAGGTGGTCCGGGAACTCTCCCGAAACCGCCTCGTCTGGATCGACGAGGAGCGGGACGTCCTCGAGTCCTCGAGCGGCACCTGGCAGTACTTCTACCGGAACCTCTCGATGATCCCCGACGAGGAGACGTACGAGGTCACCGACATCTCTTCGCGCCGCCAGATCGGCACGCTTGACGAGCGCTTCGTCGTCAACTTCGCCGCGCCGGGCGAGACGTTCATCCAGCGCGGCGAGATGTGGCGCATCAACGACATCGACGACGAGGAGGGCGAGGTGAACGTCGCGCCGATCGAGGACCCCGCCGGCGAGGTGCCGTCGTGGACGGGCCAGGAGATTCCGGTCCCCCGCGCGGTGGCGGGCGAGGTCGGCGAGATGCGCGGCGTCGCCGAACCGCAGTTCGCCGGCGGCGCCTCGGCGGACGCCGTCGCGCGGGAGTTCGCCTCCCGCTACCCGACCGACCGGCGGACGGCCCGGGTCGGCCTCGAACAGGTCGAACGCCAGGTCGAGACCGGCGGGCCGATGCCGACCGATCGACGGATCGTGCTGGAGGGCCGGGGCCGCTCCGTCGCGCTCAACGCCGCGTTCGGCCACGAGGTAAACCGGACGCTCGGCCGCCTGCTCTCGGCGCTCATCGGCCAGCGAACCGGCTCCTCGGTCGGGATGGACGCCGACCCGTACCGCGTCGAACTCGAGGTCCCCTCGTCGGTCGACCCCGGGACCGTCATCGAGGTGCTGGAGGAGACGGACCCCGGGCACGTCGAGGCGCTGCTGGAACTCGCGCTCAAGCGGTCGGACACGCTGAAGTTCACCCTCACCCACGTCGCCGCGAAGTTCGGGTCGCTGAAGCCGTACCAGGGGAAAAAGCGGTTCGGCGCGGACCGGCTGATGGCCGCCCTGGAGGACACGCCCGTGTTCGAGGAGGCGATCAGGGAGGTGTTCCACACGGAACTGGCCGTCGAGGAGACGGCCGACCTGCTCGCGGATATCCAGTCCGGCGAGGTCGAACTGGTGGCCGCGCGCGAGCGAACGCCGATCGGGTCGGGCGGACAGTCCTCGGGCCGCGAGTTCCTCGTCCCCGAGAACGCCGACGCGTCGGTCATCCGGACGATCAGGGAGCGCATTCTCGACGACCGGGTGATCCTGCTGTGCATGCACTGCCGGGGCTGGACCCACACGACGAAGGTGCGTCGCGTCCGGGAGACGCCGCGCTGTCCCGAGTGTGAGTCGACCCGCGTCGCCGCGCTGAACCCGTGGGACGAGGAGGCGGTGCAGGCGGTCCGGGCCGACGAGAAGGACGAGGAGCAGGAGCGGCTCACCCGGCGCGCGTTCCGCTCGTCGAACCTGGTGCAGGCACACGGCAAGCAAGCGATCGTCGCGCTCGCCGCGCGCGGGGTCGGCCCGCACAACGCCGCCCGCATCATCGGGAAACTGCGCGAGGACGAGGACGACTTCTACCGTGACATCCTCGCACAGGAGCGTCAGTACGCCCGGACCCAGAGCTTCTGGGACTAG
- a CDS encoding rubrerythrin-like domain-containing protein, with amino-acid sequence MPTSEIDPYTPSGGLFECVVCGARERSSSNPGTCSSCGGAVQNIAIARE; translated from the coding sequence ATGCCAACCTCCGAGATCGATCCGTACACGCCGTCGGGGGGGCTGTTCGAGTGCGTCGTCTGCGGGGCGCGCGAGCGGTCGAGCAGCAACCCGGGGACCTGTTCGTCCTGTGGCGGCGCGGTGCAGAACATCGCGATCGCTCGGGAGTGA
- a CDS encoding hemolysin family protein, whose amino-acid sequence MVDLALSAGRLLLALVLVLLNGFFVAAEFAYVRIRSTAVDQLVAEGAPGATMLQDAMANLDDYLAVTQLGITLSSLGLGWIGEPAVAALIEPVLEPVLPGSVIHLVAFALGFGTITFLHVVFGELAPKTIAIARAERVSLLVAAPMRAFYYLFVPGIIVFNGTANFFTRLIGIPPASESEETFTEEEILLVLTRSGREGQVDKSEVEMIERVFELDDTSVREVMVPRPDVVSVPSDLPLPELRRLIIDSGHTRYPVIDAEDAEQVVGFVDVKDVLRARESLDGGEGRDGDEGAITAGDLARELPVIPESGRIDDLLAEFQRERVQMAAIIDEWGSFEGIATVEDVVEVLVGDLRDQFDSDEREPDIEPRPDGSYVLDGGVTIAAVNDAVGTGFEAESFDTVGGLVLDRLGRAPEVGDVVEVDGHVLEIERVDGARVSTVRLDELSDREDVDGAGVDGE is encoded by the coding sequence ATGGTAGACCTCGCGCTCTCGGCGGGGCGACTGCTCCTCGCGCTGGTGCTCGTGCTCCTGAACGGCTTCTTCGTCGCCGCCGAGTTCGCCTACGTGCGCATCCGCTCGACCGCGGTCGACCAGCTCGTCGCGGAGGGCGCGCCGGGCGCGACGATGCTCCAGGACGCGATGGCGAACCTCGACGACTACCTCGCGGTCACCCAGCTCGGCATCACCCTCTCCTCGCTCGGGCTCGGCTGGATCGGCGAGCCCGCCGTCGCGGCGCTCATCGAACCCGTGCTGGAACCGGTCCTCCCCGGGAGCGTCATCCACCTCGTCGCGTTCGCGCTCGGCTTCGGCACCATCACGTTCCTCCACGTCGTGTTCGGCGAGCTCGCGCCAAAGACCATCGCAATCGCACGGGCCGAGCGCGTGTCGCTGCTCGTCGCCGCGCCGATGCGGGCGTTCTACTACCTGTTCGTGCCGGGCATCATCGTGTTCAACGGGACGGCGAACTTCTTCACCCGGCTGATCGGCATCCCGCCCGCCTCCGAGTCCGAGGAGACGTTCACGGAGGAGGAGATCCTGCTCGTGCTGACGCGCTCGGGCCGGGAGGGCCAGGTCGACAAGTCGGAGGTGGAGATGATCGAGCGCGTGTTCGAGCTCGACGACACGTCAGTCCGCGAGGTGATGGTGCCCCGTCCCGACGTGGTGAGCGTCCCGTCCGATCTCCCGCTCCCGGAGCTGCGTCGCCTGATCATCGACTCGGGCCACACCCGGTACCCGGTCATCGACGCCGAGGACGCCGAGCAGGTGGTCGGGTTCGTCGACGTGAAGGACGTGCTCCGTGCGCGAGAGTCGCTCGACGGCGGCGAAGGGCGCGACGGCGACGAGGGCGCGATCACGGCCGGAGACCTCGCCCGCGAGCTCCCCGTCATCCCGGAGAGCGGCCGCATCGACGACCTCCTGGCGGAGTTCCAGCGCGAGCGGGTCCAGATGGCCGCAATCATCGACGAGTGGGGCTCCTTCGAGGGCATCGCGACCGTCGAGGACGTCGTCGAGGTGCTCGTCGGCGACCTCCGCGACCAGTTCGACAGCGACGAGCGCGAACCCGACATCGAGCCGCGGCCCGACGGGTCGTACGTCCTCGACGGCGGGGTCACCATCGCGGCGGTCAACGACGCGGTCGGCACCGGGTTCGAGGCGGAGTCGTTCGACACCGTCGGCGGCCTCGTGCTGGACCGGCTCGGGCGCGCACCGGAGGTCGGCGACGTGGTCGAGGTCGACGGCCACGTGCTCGAGATCGAGCGAGTGGACGGCGCTCGGGTGTCGACGGTCCGGCTCGACGAACTGTCCGACCGGGAGGACGTGGACGGGGCCGGCGTGGACGGGGAGTAG